From the Oryza glaberrima chromosome 5, OglaRS2, whole genome shotgun sequence genome, one window contains:
- the LOC127773424 gene encoding uncharacterized protein LOC127773424 encodes MFHGEGSSFVNSAEYDEVGDVESSEHDDISDLLRDLACGLDDRGEFEDEGNSDVTNEDLNALKMLSDDYGQELYPGCDKFSKLHFIVKLLHIKLLGGWSDKSFDLLLNLLIEAFPKGSALPKNYNEAKKTVKCLGLGYASIHACKNDCILYWKDHANANSCPKCETSRWKSENKSLNGKRIHKVPNKVLRYFPIKRRFQRLFACSRTAALTRWHDEERTQDGLLRHPADSPLWKDFDHKHPEFSSDPRNIRCALATDGFNPFRSMNISYSIWPVIIIPYNFPPWICMKQPNFIISLLIPGRYAPGSDMDVFMEPLVDDMYDMFVHGVRTFDASKGEYFQLRAAILCTISDYPGLGYVAGCTTSGEGACIECHQFTRSLRLKNGSKTCYMGHRRFLHANHPFRFDADSFDGVVELESSPVPLSGKEILKQTEGM; translated from the coding sequence ATGTTTCATGGAGAAGGTAGCTCCTTTGTGAATTCTGCTGAGTATGATGAGGTTGGGGATGTGGAGTCAAGTGAACATGATGACATCTCTGATTTGCTTCGAGACTTGGCATGTGGCTTAGATGATAGGGGGGAATTTGAGGATGAGGGTAATTCAGATGTAACAAATGAAGATCTGAATGCTCTTAAAATGCTGTCAGATGATTATGGGCAAGAACTGTACCCAGGGTGTGATAAATTCTCAAAGCTGCATTTCATAGTTAAACTACTACACATCAAATTGCTTGGGGGATGGTCTGATAAGAGTTTTGACCTATTACTAAATCTACTTATTGAAGCTTTCCCTAAAGGGTCAGCACTACCAAAGAACTACAATGAAGCTAAGAAAACAGTGAAATGCTTAGGGCTTGGATATGCTAGTATTCATGCATGTAAAAATGATTGCATCCTTTATTGGAAGGATCATGCTAATGCCAACTCTTGTCCAAAATGTGAAACCTCAAGATGGAAGTCAGAAAACAAGAGTCTAAATGGCAAACGCATACACAAGGTTCCTAATAAAGTTCTTCGCTATTTTCCAATAAAGAGAAGGTTTCAGAGATTGTTTGCGTGCTCTAGAACAGCAGCTCTAACAAGATGGCATGATGAAGAGCGGACACAAGATGGTTTGCTTAGACATCCAGCAGATTCTCCTCTTTGGAAGGATTTTGACCATAAGCACCCAGAATTTTCCTCTGATCCTCGCAATATTAGATGTGCATTAGCTACCGATGGGTTTAATCCATTCAGATCCATGAATATTTCTTATAGCATTTGGCCTGTTATTATAATTCCATACAACTTTCCACCATGGATCTGTATGAAGCAACCAAACTTCATAATTTCTTTGTTAATTCCTGGTCGATATGCTCCTGGTAGTGATATGGATGTCTTTATGGAGCCACTAGTCGATGATATGTACGATATGTTTGTCCATGGTGTTAGAACTTTTGATGCCTCCAAGGGTGAGTATTTCCAGTTGCGTGCTGCTATATTATGCACCATTTCAGATTATCCTGGTCTTGGGTATGTGGCTGGTTGTACTACCTCAGGTGAGGGAGCATGCATTGAGTGCCATCAATTTACACGCTCTCTTCGATTGAAAAATGGCAGCAAGACTTGTTACATGGGACACCGTAGGTTTCTACATGCAAACCACCCATTTAGATTTGATGCTGATTCATTTGATGGTGTTGTTGAGCTTGAGTCATCACCTGTTCCACTTTCTGGAAAGGAAATTTTGAAGCAGACAGAAGGGATGTAA